DNA from Jatrophihabitans sp.:
AGGCCGGCCGGCACCGAGCTCTTCTGTGGCGCGTCGCAAGAGCACGCGTTCGACCTGACCTGGGTCGGCGAAGCTGAGGGAGGACTGTGGCGCATTCGTGTCGATGACCAGTTGCCGGCACACGCCGTCGAGCTCCTGCTTGCTCAGGTGAGAGACTAGGTCCTTCCACGGCGAGCTGGCCGCAAGCTCCTCCGGATCAAACTGGTACCTGGAGGTCGACAGTCCTACGAGGGGATCGCCGAGATCCCGGCCGACGTCGATTGGCTTGAGAACTCTTGCAAGGTCGTCCTCGGGGTGTCCGTCGCGAACGACGACACGGAATGTCGTCTCTGGCGCGTCGGTCAGGTCGTGGAGGACGGAGTTGAAGAGTTTGTCCAGCTTCAGGTTGCGGGCATCTGCTGTGAACGTGGCCTTCGTCAGCTCGCGGTCGGTAACGGTGTGCTTGATTTGCAGACGGACGCGTCGGCGGCCACGGAAAGCGATGGTGAGGTCGTCGAACCGGTCGCCCGCGAACCTCTTGGCGTCGACAGTGACGGACTCGGCGGACCCGAGAGCAAGATCGACGAGCGCGATACCGCATACGAGGTCCTGGTAGGCGTACCCGTGGTGCGTGGCCCTCAAGTTCAATGCGGTCCTCCGGCCATCCCAAGCCCTGCGATTCGAGCTCCCCGGGCTCATGGTCCGAGCCGCGTCAAGATCAGGAGGCCTGATCGTCGCATAGATAGGCTGCTACCCGATCTATCAAATGGGCGGCGACGCACCGTGTGGGCGTGTGTCCTTTCTGCGCATCTTACGATGGCTTCACGTGCGGGTGGAGTCCCTATGGCCATGCATGGATACGAGTCTCAGTAATGGCGACCAGCTGGCTTGATGGGAACTCCCGCTGCATAAAGGATCTTCAGTACGGTCGCCTTGCCCATCCCGAGTGCCAGCGCGATGTTGCGCATCGACTCACCGCGTTCATACCTCGCCGTCACGTCCATGATTAAGCCAGCCGTCACGCGAGTGCGGACGTACCGGCGTGGGTTGGCGAACCGGGACGGCTCCGACGCCACAGCAGCACCCTCCGCCGAGAGGCACGCGATGTTCAACGAAACCCGACTCAGGACTACCACAAGTAGTCGGTTTAAACCAGCGCCCTCAGGGCGCTGGTTTTTTCGTTGCAGGGCCTTAGAGCCACGCACGTCGTTAATCAACTCGACGGGATGACGTCCTTCATCTGCGCCGTGAGAATGGCGACTGCACTGGCAACGCCGGCGGCCAGATGCGCTTCATCGACTTCGGGTTCGGCAAAGGATCGAATCACCTCGAGTGCACCCGCCTGTCTTCTGAGATCGACTCGGCCCAGCATGCGGCCGTGTGTGTCGAGCACTCCCATCACGTAATGGCCGTAGACCCTTTTGTGGGCTGGCTTGTAGGCCTCGAAGCTGTAGTCGAAGTCGTGGACGCGGCGGGTGCGGTCGCGGTCCCAGATGAGGTTGTCGAAGGGGCCGATCAGGCGGGCTTCCGGCAGGAGCTGGTGTGCGGGTGGGTCCTTCTGCAGCGTCCAGGCCGGTGTGGGCCAACCTTGGACCGTGACTGGGTTGGCTCCGCAGCTCGCCAGGCCTTCGGCGGCTTCGGCGGTGGTCAGGTTGTAGTAGACGGCGACGTCCTGGGTGGTGGCGACGCCGGTCGCGTTCAGGACCCGGGTGGCGATGGTCTCGAGGATGGCTTCGCGGGATAGCTCGGTTTCCAGGACGGATTGGGGGAGGCGTCGTTCGGGGAGGTCATAGACCCGTCGGTTTCCCCGGCGCTCGCTGCAGATCAGCTCGCCGCACCAGAGCAGGTGTTCAGCCGCCCGTTTGCGCTCAGACCATTCCCACCCGTCAGTGCGCGGGCCGGCCCCCTCGATCTCGCGGATCGTGACGCCGTGTTCGCTGCCACCCACGATGGCCAGCACCTCCGCGCATGCCGCCTCATCCGGCTTGCGTTCGCGGTCAGCGGTCTTGGCTCGCGCCAGGCGGAGCAGCGGCCAGTCTTCGGCGGGCACCAGGCAGGCCGCGTGCACCCAGGTCTCGAAGGCACGGGCTGGACCGCTAGACCACAGCCCACCGTCGACGGATTCCACGGAGGCGTTCGCCGGCATCCGCGCCAGGCAGGTCAGCCGGTGGGCCCGGTCGACGCGGCGCAGGGCGTCGAGTTGCAGCAACCCCAGCCGACGCAAGACCCTGGCGCTGTCCTTGGCAGGCTCGCCGCCGAACTGGGCTGCCACCACCAACGCGCGTGCCTCGGCCGCGCTGAGGTCAGCAGGCTCCCCGCCGGCTTGAACAGGGGGAGATTTCACGCGGGCACCGCCGGCTGCGCTAGGTCCTTGCCGGTCGCAGCGAGACCGGGCGACGCTGTCGCGCGCAGCTGGAAGATGGAGTAGAGCAGGCGCAGCGCCACCCGTGTCTCGGCCGGCAGTAGCGCCAGCACGCCGCCGGCGATCACACCGGCGGCCACCAGCTTGTCCCGGACGACCGTGGTAGGCGCGCTCATGTCACCTCTTCGAGCTTGGCTTGCAGCGAATCTCGGTGCAGCAGCACCATACGGGCGAAGGGCTGACCACGAGTGAGCTGCACTATCTGTAACGGGCGGATAGCGACGCTCAGCCCGGTGCGGTCCCAGACGCCGTTGACCTGGCGATCGGTCAGTATTCCGGTTGGGGTCTCGCCGCATGAGCGCAATAGAGCCGACCACGCGCCGTTTCACGCTGCTTGGTCGAGTTTGGGCGCCTGAGTACTAGTACTAGCTCCTAGGAGTGATCGCGCCGATGCTTCCTAGGTCTGTCATCGGTCCTGGTGAGGGCGCTCGAAGCCAGCCTGCCGCCTGACCCAGCCAGGAGCGCTCGCACACCAGGGTGGTTCTAGCCCCAACGTCGTATTGAGCAGCGCCCCTTCGATACGGATAAATACTTAACATGAAACAAATTCCCCGGACGCTGCTGACGGGCGTGGTCGTCACCGCGATCACCGCTTGCGTCATCGCCATCTCGCTGTCGGTCGCGGCCGCCGGCCGATCCGAACCGCCAGGCCCGGTCACCGGTGCGGTGACGAGCAACCGCCCCGACGCGAGCGCCACGGTCAAGGCGCGGCTCGCGGCCCAGGGCAAGACGGCCGCCGAGCTGCGCGCCAAGATCGCCAAGGCCCAGGCCGCGCTCGCGGCCAAGCGTGCGCAGGCCGGTGATGCCGCCCGCCGGGCAGCGGCGCCGCCGGCTGCCGCCGCCCACATCCGGGTCCTGGCGCCGGCTGCCGCCGCCCAGGCGCCGGCGCAGCGCACCAACGGCGATCACCATGCCGAGGATGATCACCGCTCCGGTTCCGACGACGACAGAGACGACGACAGCCATCACTCCGGATCATCCGGCCGCGATGACGACGATCACAGCGGCAGCGGCCGCGATGACGACTCCAGCGGGCACGGCGGCGATGACGACGACGATCACAGCGACAACGACAGCGACCGCGACGGCGACTCCAGCGGGCACGGCGGGAGCGACGACGATGACTGAGCGCACCCGCTCCCGGTCGAGCACGGTCGCGGCGATCGTGGCGCCGGGCGCAGCCGCACTGCTGTCCGCGGCGACAGCGTTTGCGCTGCACCACAGCCCTGAACCGGCCGCCAAGGCGTCACCGGTTAAGCCGGTTAAGGCAGCGACGCCCGCAACCGGGGCGGACGACGCGGCCGTCGCTCGCTTGCGCCGCCAGAGCACGACCGCCGACGCCGAACTCAAGCGTCTGCGTGCGCAGTTGGCGCAGGTGAACTCCGAACTCGCGAAGGCAGCTGCAGCGCCCATCGAGCTTCCGCGTGTGGACCCCGCCGGGCCGCCGGTCGAGGTCCTACCCGCGGCACCCGGGCCCGCCGCTGCGCCGCCGCCCGCCGCCCCGCCCGCACCCGCGCCACCCCCACCACCGGTGGACGCCTCGACGGGGGCGTCATGACCGCGCTGCTGACCGAGCCGCTGGTCCGGCAGTTCGCCACGATGGGGACGACCGCCCGCGTGCGCGTCGAGCGTCCCGGACCCGACGCAGAGCGTGCCGTCGACGCGGTCCAGGCGCTGTTCGGTGAGGTGCAGGCGCAATGCACCCGGTTCGACCCGGCGAGCCCGCTCATGCGAGCCAACGCCGCCGGCAGCTGGCACCCGGTGCCGCAGTGGTGTTATGCCGCGCTCGAGGAGGCGGCGGCTGCGCATGTGCGCACCGGCCGTCTGTTCGACCCGCGGGTCCTGACCGAGCTCGTCGAGCTCGGCTACGACACCAGCCTGCCGTTCAGCGCCGGTCCCGTCTCGCTCCCGGCACGGCAGTCACAGCAGTCACGGCAGCCACAGCGGCCGGTGCGCAGCGTCCGGGTGCTGCCGTGGCAGCCGCGCTTCGACGCTGCCGCCCGCGCCGTCGCGGTCGGCCCGGCTGCTGTCGACCTCGGCGGCATCGCGAAGGGGCTGGCAGTTCGCTGGGCCGCGGACCTGCTGCGCGCCAGCGCCGACACGTTCTTCGTCGACGCCGGCGGCGACGGGTACTTCGCCGGAGCCGGTCCGGCCGATCGCGGCTGGTCGGTCGGGGTCGAGGACCCGCTCGGCGGCACGGACCCGGTCGCCGTGCTGGCCGTGCGGGATCAGGCGTGCGCGACGTCGTCGACGCGGCTTCGGCGGTGGCAGGTCGGTGACCGAACCGCTCATCACCTGATCGATCCTCGAACCGGCGGCCCGAGCGCCGGCGGGCTGGCGTCGGTCACCGTCGTCGGGTCCGACCCCGCCGCGGCCGAGGTCTGGAGCAAGGCCCTGTTCCTGCACGGAGCCGATCAGATCTCCTCCGTCGCCACAGCTGAGGGAATCGCAGCGCTGTGGGTGCGCGACGACGGCCGGATCGGCGCGACCGACGACCTGGCGCCGGCGCTCATCTGGAGCCGGCCGTGAACCGGGTCGTGTCCACGGTCGCGACGATCGCCGGTGGCGCGGTCGTCGGCGTGTTCGCCGGGCAGATCGCCACCGCGGTGAGTGGCAATCGGATGGCCCCGTGGATCGTCGGGCGAGCGACCGGCCTGGCCGCCTATCTGCTGATGGTGCTGCTCGTCCTCGCCGGGCTGCTGCTCTCGCACCCCTGGCGCGCGGAGTTCGGTCGGCCGAGCACGCTGACCCGCATCCGGGTGCACGCCGCGCTCGCCGCGGCAGCGTTCGTCATGACCGGGCTGCACATCGCTGTGCTCGCCACGGACCACCATGCCGG
Protein-coding regions in this window:
- a CDS encoding FAD:protein FMN transferase; amino-acid sequence: MTALLTEPLVRQFATMGTTARVRVERPGPDAERAVDAVQALFGEVQAQCTRFDPASPLMRANAAGSWHPVPQWCYAALEEAAAAHVRTGRLFDPRVLTELVELGYDTSLPFSAGPVSLPARQSQQSRQPQRPVRSVRVLPWQPRFDAAARAVAVGPAAVDLGGIAKGLAVRWAADLLRASADTFFVDAGGDGYFAGAGPADRGWSVGVEDPLGGTDPVAVLAVRDQACATSSTRLRRWQVGDRTAHHLIDPRTGGPSAGGLASVTVVGSDPAAAEVWSKALFLHGADQISSVATAEGIAALWVRDDGRIGATDDLAPALIWSRP
- a CDS encoding crosslink repair DNA glycosylase YcaQ family protein, with product MAAQFGGEPAKDSARVLRRLGLLQLDALRRVDRAHRLTCLARMPANASVESVDGGLWSSGPARAFETWVHAACLVPAEDWPLLRLARAKTADRERKPDEAACAEVLAIVGGSEHGVTIREIEGAGPRTDGWEWSERKRAAEHLLWCGELICSERRGNRRVYDLPERRLPQSVLETELSREAILETIATRVLNATGVATTQDVAVYYNLTTAEAAEGLASCGANPVTVQGWPTPAWTLQKDPPAHQLLPEARLIGPFDNLIWDRDRTRRVHDFDYSFEAYKPAHKRVYGHYVMGVLDTHGRMLGRVDLRRQAGALEVIRSFAEPEVDEAHLAAGVASAVAILTAQMKDVIPSS